Genomic window (Pirellulales bacterium):
AGTTTAGCATCTTGTCGAGATCGATCCAAGATCAGCCAAGTGCTTGCCCAAGCCGCGAGGGCAATTTAACATAACGGCATCGCGGCCGATTCGGGGCATCGCCCGAGCGCCACTTCTTCTGGACAGGACGACCTCTGCCATGGCCGAGAATCAGTCGAACACGCCACCCTCCACGACACCCGCCGCGGCGGGCGCGCCGCCCGCTACCGCCGCTTCACAGGCTGCCGATGCTCCGCCATCGCCCGAGATCCTCAAAGCGGCCCTAAAAGCCTTCAAGAAGCGGATGAAATTCACCCAACTCGACGACGAATCGCGCGTCGGCCATGGGCCGATGAGCGGCGGCCAGAAATCCTCGATCACGGCAATCACTCCGCCCAACCAATATCCGCGCGCGGTTTGGGACGAGTTGGTAAAACAGGGCAAGCTGAAAAGCGCCAGCCACGGGATGTATTCGCTAGCATGAGCGCCGCTCCATCTCCCAACGAAAGGTTGAACCATGAACAGGAAGCAACCGTCGGCGGTATGGGCAATCTTCTTGGTGTCCGCGTTCGTCGCAACGCTCTCCACCAGCAAGCCAATCGCCGCTCGCGCCGCCGGGCCAGCGGCAACATCGACGCCGAAATCTGAGCCAAAACCCGCCGCCGCCCCGGCGAAGCGCACCGAGAACGAAATCCTCGCCGATTTACGAGCCGCGAAGGAACAGCTCGACACCGCGATGCCGGCCCTATCGGCAGTGGCCGATCCGCTGTTCCGCAAGGAAGATGGCCCCAAGGTGCGGCCATTGCTGCAGAACGCCGCCGCTCTGCTCGATGAACTGGCCCAATCGCAAACGGACAACACCGAACGCGAAGCGCTCCAGCGCGATCGCTGCCAATATCTGGCCATCCTCGCAGCGTTGGGAGACGACGAGGCCGAAGCGTCGCTCGAAAAAACCGCCGGCGGAGACGGGGCCAACGCACTTGCCGCCCAATCGGCAATCGCGCTCCGCAAATGGTGGCAAGCCTCGAAAGACGCCGCCGCGCAGCAGAAGATTCTAACCGACTACACCGCGATCGCACGCAGCAATCCGGAGAGCAACAACGTCGCCCTGACCCTCGCCGTGATGGCCGGCATCGGACCCGCCACCGACGATATGCCCGTCAAGATTGCCGAAGTGCTTCGCAAAGTGATGAAGGGGGAGCGGGCCAAAAAGCTCGCCGCCCAACTCGATCCGAGCGGCGCTCAGCGCGATCTCGTCCATAAAGGGCTCGTGGCCGCCGGCCGCACCGCAAGCGGCAAGAACTTTTCCACCGACGATTGGAAGGGCAAAGTCGTTCTGCTCGACTTCTG
Coding sequences:
- a CDS encoding TlpA disulfide reductase family protein, producing the protein MNRKQPSAVWAIFLVSAFVATLSTSKPIAARAAGPAATSTPKSEPKPAAAPAKRTENEILADLRAAKEQLDTAMPALSAVADPLFRKEDGPKVRPLLQNAAALLDELAQSQTDNTEREALQRDRCQYLAILAALGDDEAEASLEKTAGGDGANALAAQSAIALRKWWQASKDAAAQQKILTDYTAIARSNPESNNVALTLAVMAGIGPATDDMPVKIAEVLRKVMKGERAKKLAAQLDPSGAQRDLVHKGLVAAGRTASGKNFSTDDWKGKVVLLDFWATWCGPCNAEIPRMKELYKTYHGKGLEIVGLDCDGSDDTVNSFVKQKEMPWPQMREAAQSESEPWHPLASAWGVNGIPTMFLIDKRGVLRFIDAREDTAAKIESLLGEKK